The Amycolatopsis japonica nucleotide sequence TGACACCCGATCTGCAGAAGTTCATCGATTTCCGGATGAAGGACGACTTCCTGACGAAATTCCCGCCCGTGGGCACGAAGATGGACACGATCAGCGGCAAGTTCGACCCGCCGCTGTGACCATCCGCCTGGCCGTGACAACCTCCGCCGCCCGCGAACGTCTTGTCCCTCAGGAAGAACCACTACCGAAAACCTGGGGAACGCATGAAGAGACTTTCCGCCGTCCTGACCGCGATGCTGGTGGTACTCGCCTTGACACCTGCCACGCCCGCGGGCGCGACGACCCGTTTCGACCGGGAACTCCAAGCCCGCATCATCCGCGCCCAGGCCTACGCCGACAGCAGGCCCGGCGACACCGGGATCGTCCTGCGGGACCGGTGGACCGGCGCCGTCTACCGCAGCGCGGACGCCGGGACCCTCATCTGGGCCTGCTCCACGCCGAAGCTGGCGATGGTCGTCGACCTGTTGCTGCGCAACGATTCCGGCGCCGTCCAGCTGACCGCGGAAGACCGCGACCTGATGCACCGCATGCTCAACTCCAGCGACGACGCCGCCGCTCACACCCTGTGGACCCGCTACGGCGGAGAGGCCGAGTTCGCCAAGCGCTTCCCGTCCTACGGGATGACCGACATGCGGTTCACCGACCAGCACCCGCATCACTGGGGCTGGATCCTGACCACCGCGAACGACCTGGACCGGCTGGTCAACCACGTCCTGACGAAGCTCCCCCGCCATCACCGCGACTACATCGTCCACGAGATGCGCACCGTCGACGTCAACCAGCAGTGGGGTGTCTGGGGCGCCGGGCCCGCCGCCCGCCCGGGTAACAAGGACGGCTGGTCCGACGACAACGACGACGGCTCCTGGATCATGAACTCGGTCGGCTTCGTCGGGCCGCACGAGCGGTACACCCTCGCGTTGATGAACAACACCAAGGTCATCCAGAACGGCTTCGAAACCGGGCAGGAGACCACCACCAAGATCAGCGAGATCCTGTTCAAGGGCTACTTCAAGGGCTGACCGCGCCGCGCACGAAACCCGCGATGCGCGGCGTGACGACGGCGGTGCCGTCGTCGATCATGCCGCGCATTCCCGCGAGCACCCGCTCGTCCGGCGAGCCGTGCACCTGGAAGTCCACCACGGTGCAATGCGCCGACACGGCGTTGATCTGGTCCTCGGAAATCCGCCAGTGCTCGAGAACCGCGGCCGAGTCCGCGTACATCTGGTAGCTGTAGGCCAGCATCCGATCGGCGTCGACGAAGGTCTGCACCATCACCTGCGGCGCGTTGCGCTCGACGAAGTCGATGGCTTCGCGGACCGCGGCGGTGAATTCCTCCAGGTGGCCGTCGGTGATCCGCATGGTGTTCCGGAACAGGAGCATTTCGTCCGCTTCGAGAGTCATGTCCCCATCCTTGAACCTCGACCGGACTAGAGGTCAACCCGCCTTGACT carries:
- a CDS encoding serine hydrolase, whose protein sequence is MKRLSAVLTAMLVVLALTPATPAGATTRFDRELQARIIRAQAYADSRPGDTGIVLRDRWTGAVYRSADAGTLIWACSTPKLAMVVDLLLRNDSGAVQLTAEDRDLMHRMLNSSDDAAAHTLWTRYGGEAEFAKRFPSYGMTDMRFTDQHPHHWGWILTTANDLDRLVNHVLTKLPRHHRDYIVHEMRTVDVNQQWGVWGAGPAARPGNKDGWSDDNDDGSWIMNSVGFVGPHERYTLALMNNTKVIQNGFETGQETTTKISEILFKGYFKG